The proteins below are encoded in one region of Aestuariivirga litoralis:
- a CDS encoding alpha-D-glucose phosphate-specific phosphoglucomutase, with product MIKTVETKPFDGQRPGTSGLRKKVTVFQQAHYTENFIQSIFNVLDGFKGKTLVIGGDGRFYNDRVVQIAIRMAAANGFGKVITGQGGLLSTPAASHVIRLNKAFGGIILSASHNPGGPDGDFGIKYNGGNGGPAPEKVTEAIFAQTKTISTYKTVEAADIDLGKIGSSTIEGMSVEVIDPVADYATLMQSLFDFPAIKALLASGFTMKFDGMSAITGPYGTRIFEGLLGAAKGTVMNGVPLPDFGGHHPDPNLVHAKELCDLVIGGKGPDFGAASDGDGDRNLIVGKGIYVTPSDSLAIIAANAQLAPGYKGGIAGVARSMPTSCAADRVAAKLKINHFETPTGWKFFGNLLDAGKATICGEESFGTGSNHVREKDGVWAVLMWLNILAARKQSVADIVKGHWAEYGRNYYTRHDYEEVASDAANALMSGLRAQLSKLVGQHNIVKADDFAYDDPVDGSHTEGQGIRLIFANGARIIYRLSGTGTSGATLRVYIEDYEADAKKHDADPQVALAALIKLARDVAQIEKLTGRAEPTVIT from the coding sequence ATGATCAAGACGGTTGAGACCAAGCCATTCGATGGCCAGCGGCCGGGCACATCGGGCCTGCGCAAGAAGGTCACGGTTTTCCAACAGGCTCATTACACCGAGAATTTCATCCAGTCGATTTTCAACGTGCTCGATGGTTTCAAGGGCAAGACGCTGGTGATCGGCGGCGATGGCCGCTTCTACAATGACCGCGTGGTGCAGATCGCCATTCGCATGGCGGCCGCCAACGGCTTCGGCAAGGTGATCACCGGGCAGGGCGGTTTGCTGTCCACGCCCGCCGCTTCGCATGTGATCCGTCTGAACAAGGCCTTCGGCGGCATCATCCTCTCGGCCAGCCACAATCCCGGCGGCCCGGATGGTGATTTCGGTATCAAGTATAATGGCGGCAATGGCGGCCCCGCACCCGAAAAAGTCACCGAAGCCATCTTCGCGCAAACCAAGACGATCAGCACTTACAAGACGGTCGAAGCGGCCGACATCGATCTCGGCAAGATCGGCTCCAGCACCATCGAAGGCATGAGCGTCGAAGTGATCGACCCGGTGGCGGACTACGCCACGCTGATGCAAAGCCTGTTCGATTTCCCCGCCATCAAGGCGCTGCTTGCCTCCGGCTTCACCATGAAATTCGATGGCATGTCGGCGATCACCGGGCCATATGGCACGCGGATTTTTGAGGGCTTGCTCGGTGCGGCTAAAGGCACGGTGATGAATGGCGTGCCGCTGCCGGATTTCGGCGGCCATCACCCGGATCCAAATCTCGTTCACGCCAAGGAACTCTGTGATTTGGTCATCGGCGGCAAGGGCCCGGATTTCGGTGCGGCATCCGATGGCGATGGTGACCGCAACCTGATCGTGGGCAAGGGTATCTATGTCACGCCGTCGGATTCACTTGCCATCATCGCCGCCAACGCCCAACTGGCACCCGGTTATAAGGGCGGTATCGCCGGCGTGGCGCGCTCCATGCCCACTTCCTGCGCGGCAGACCGCGTGGCGGCCAAGTTGAAGATCAACCATTTCGAAACGCCCACCGGTTGGAAATTCTTCGGCAATCTTCTGGATGCCGGCAAGGCCACCATTTGCGGCGAGGAAAGCTTCGGCACGGGTTCAAACCATGTGCGCGAAAAAGACGGCGTCTGGGCCGTTTTGATGTGGCTGAATATCCTGGCCGCTCGCAAACAATCGGTGGCTGACATTGTGAAGGGCCACTGGGCCGAATATGGCCGCAACTATTACACCCGCCACGACTACGAAGAAGTGGCCAGCGATGCCGCCAATGCCTTGATGAGTGGCCTGCGTGCGCAGCTTTCGAAGTTGGTCGGCCAACACAACATCGTGAAGGCCGATGACTTCGCCTATGACGATCCGGTGGATGGCTCGCACACCGAAGGCCAGGGCATCCGCCTGATTTTCGCCAATGGTGCGCGCATCATCTACCGCCTCTCTGGCACTGGCACGTCGGGCGCCACGTTGCGCGTCTATATCGAGGACTATGAGGCTGACGCGAAGAAGCATGATGCCGATCCGCAAGTGGCGCTGGCAGCGCTCATCAAGCTGGCGCGCGATGTGGCACAGATCGAAAAACTTACGGGCCGTGCTGAACCCACGGTAATCACCTGA
- the glgC gene encoding glucose-1-phosphate adenylyltransferase: MATQRKNSPLARDTMAYVLAGGRGSRLMELTDIRAKPAVPFGGKSRIIDFALSNAMNSGIRRIGVATQYKAHSLIRHLQRGWNFFRTERNESFDILPASQRVSEDQWYAGTADAVFQNLDIIDDYKPKYMVILAGDHIYKMDYEIMLQDHVDSGADVTIGVLEVPRMEAVGFGVMHVDEKDRIINFIEKPKDPPGIPGNPDMALASMGIYVFETQYLFKLLKEDAATPGSSRDFGKDIIPKIVKGGKAVAHRFTKSCVRAETEKEAYWRDVGTIDAYWEANLDLCEAVPGLDLYDREWPVWTHSEVSPPAKFVHDLEGRRGSAIASLVSGGCIVSGGLIRRTMLFTGCRVNSYSSLEEAVVLPHVHVGRNARLYKVVIDRGVNIPEGLIVGEDPILDGKRFRRTESGICLITQPMIDRIANE, from the coding sequence ATGGCCACACAACGCAAAAACTCACCGCTCGCCCGCGATACCATGGCTTACGTTCTGGCCGGCGGGCGCGGCAGCCGCCTGATGGAATTGACCGACATTCGCGCCAAGCCGGCGGTGCCCTTCGGCGGCAAGTCGCGCATCATTGATTTTGCACTTTCCAACGCCATGAATTCCGGCATCCGCCGCATCGGCGTGGCCACGCAATACAAGGCCCATTCGCTGATCCGCCATTTGCAGCGCGGCTGGAACTTCTTCCGCACCGAGCGCAATGAAAGCTTCGATATTCTGCCTGCCTCGCAGCGCGTCTCCGAAGATCAGTGGTATGCCGGCACCGCCGATGCCGTGTTCCAGAACCTTGACATCATTGATGACTACAAGCCGAAATACATGGTCATCTTGGCGGGCGATCACATCTACAAGATGGACTATGAAATCATGCTCCAGGATCATGTGGATTCTGGCGCTGATGTAACGATCGGCGTGCTCGAAGTACCGCGCATGGAAGCCGTCGGTTTCGGCGTGATGCATGTGGATGAGAAAGACCGCATCATCAATTTCATTGAAAAGCCCAAGGATCCGCCGGGCATTCCCGGCAACCCCGACATGGCGCTGGCCTCGATGGGCATCTATGTTTTCGAAACGCAATATCTGTTCAAGCTGCTGAAGGAAGATGCAGCAACGCCGGGCTCCAGCCGCGATTTCGGCAAGGACATCATCCCGAAGATCGTCAAGGGCGGCAAGGCGGTGGCGCATCGCTTCACCAAGTCCTGCGTCCGTGCTGAAACCGAGAAGGAAGCCTATTGGCGCGATGTCGGCACCATCGACGCCTATTGGGAAGCCAATCTCGATCTCTGTGAAGCAGTACCCGGCCTTGATCTTTATGATCGCGAATGGCCGGTCTGGACTCACTCGGAAGTCTCGCCTCCGGCAAAATTCGTGCATGACCTTGAAGGCCGTCGCGGCTCAGCCATAGCCTCACTCGTCTCCGGCGGCTGCATCGTCTCGGGCGGTTTGATCCGCCGCACCATGCTGTTCACCGGCTGTCGTGTGAATTCCTATTCCTCGCTGGAAGAAGCCGTGGTCCTGCCGCACGTTCATGTGGGCCGCAATGCCAGGCTTTACAAAGTGGTGATTGACCGCGGCGTGAACATCCCGGAAGGCCTGATCGTGGGCGAGGATCCAATCCTCGACGGCAAGCGTTTCCGACGCACGGAATCCGGCATCTGCCTCATCACCCAGCCGATGATTGACAGGATCGCCAACGAATGA
- the glgB gene encoding 1,4-alpha-glucan branching protein GlgB, translated as MAEAKWKTSGPEIQAVIDGRHADPFQILGLHEIDGTFIARAYVPGADIITVQSLTGTDLGTLERRHPAGFFEGPVKLKARAAIRFSCTNATGHWETTDAYSLGPVLGPQDDYFMGEGNHLNLFNKLGAHLLKHEGVDGVEFAVWAPNASRVSVVGDFNGWDGRRHVMRKRMGTGVWEIFVPEAQAGQGYKYELLDGNGQLLPLKADPFGFASELRPNTASKVYDTSRFKWTDDEYLKSRAQGDKRRHPMSTYEVHLGSWRRKNGNEFLTYDELADQLIGYVKDLGFTHIELLPVSEHPFDPSWGYQPTGLFAPTARFGDPSGFARFVDKAHAAGIGIILDWVPAHFPTDNHGLGKFDGTALYEHADPKQGFHPDWNTAIYNFGRKEVLSFLLNNALFWLKQYHVDGLRVDAVASMLYLDYSRKEGEWIPNKDGGRENLEAISFLQRMNHETYGQHPGIVTIAEESTAFPGVSKPTSMNGLGFGFKWNMGFMHDTLLYMGRDAIYRKHHHNDLTFGLLYAFTENFVLPLSHDEVVHGKGSLLDKMSGDDWQKFATLRAFYAFMWAYPGKKLLFMGQEFAQWKEWNFAQSLDWHLLDGEPHHGMQSLIRDLNHLHVQIKALHARDCEPEGFEWLVADDAENSVFAWMRHDGVGGPMVACVTNFTAIPRENYVLPLPKDGKWREILNTNAKSYWGSGLGNVGAVIADKGPSHGKPASAHVLLPPLATTYFIKDK; from the coding sequence ATGGCCGAAGCAAAATGGAAGACCAGCGGCCCCGAAATCCAAGCCGTCATTGATGGCAGGCATGCTGACCCTTTTCAAATTCTAGGCCTCCACGAAATTGATGGTACCTTCATCGCCCGTGCCTATGTGCCGGGCGCTGATATCATCACGGTGCAGTCGCTCACCGGCACTGATCTCGGCACGTTGGAGCGCCGCCATCCGGCAGGCTTCTTCGAAGGTCCGGTCAAGCTCAAAGCCCGCGCCGCCATCCGCTTTTCCTGCACCAATGCCACCGGCCATTGGGAAACAACTGACGCCTATTCGCTGGGACCGGTGCTTGGGCCCCAGGACGATTACTTCATGGGGGAGGGCAATCACCTCAACCTGTTCAACAAGCTGGGCGCGCATCTGCTGAAGCATGAAGGTGTGGATGGCGTGGAATTCGCCGTCTGGGCACCCAACGCCAGCCGCGTTTCGGTGGTGGGTGATTTCAACGGCTGGGATGGCCGCCGCCACGTCATGCGCAAACGCATGGGCACCGGTGTGTGGGAAATCTTCGTGCCCGAAGCGCAGGCCGGGCAGGGTTACAAATACGAACTGCTCGATGGCAATGGACAATTGCTGCCGCTGAAGGCTGATCCTTTCGGCTTCGCTTCCGAGCTGCGTCCCAACACCGCTTCCAAGGTCTATGACACCAGCCGCTTCAAATGGACGGATGACGAATATCTCAAGAGCCGCGCCCAGGGCGACAAGCGCCGCCATCCGATGTCGACCTATGAAGTCCATCTGGGCTCATGGCGCCGCAAGAACGGCAATGAATTCCTCACCTATGACGAACTGGCCGACCAACTGATTGGCTACGTCAAGGATTTGGGCTTCACCCATATCGAGCTTCTGCCCGTTTCTGAGCATCCGTTCGATCCGAGCTGGGGCTATCAGCCAACCGGACTGTTCGCACCCACCGCGCGCTTCGGTGATCCATCAGGCTTTGCCCGCTTTGTGGACAAGGCGCATGCCGCCGGCATCGGCATCATCCTCGATTGGGTGCCCGCCCATTTCCCCACCGACAATCATGGCCTCGGAAAATTCGACGGCACCGCGCTTTATGAACATGCCGATCCGAAGCAGGGATTCCATCCGGATTGGAACACGGCGATCTACAATTTCGGCCGCAAGGAAGTGCTGAGCTTCCTGCTCAACAACGCGCTGTTCTGGTTGAAGCAATATCACGTCGATGGTCTGCGCGTCGATGCGGTGGCCTCGATGCTCTATCTCGATTACTCGCGCAAAGAGGGCGAGTGGATCCCCAACAAGGATGGCGGCCGCGAGAACCTGGAAGCCATCTCCTTCCTGCAGCGCATGAATCACGAGACCTATGGCCAGCATCCCGGCATCGTGACGATCGCCGAAGAATCCACCGCCTTCCCCGGTGTGTCCAAGCCCACCTCGATGAATGGCCTGGGCTTCGGCTTCAAGTGGAACATGGGTTTCATGCACGACACGTTGCTCTACATGGGCCGTGATGCCATTTACCGCAAACACCACCACAATGATCTGACCTTCGGGCTTCTCTACGCTTTCACCGAAAATTTCGTGTTGCCGCTGTCGCACGATGAAGTGGTGCATGGCAAAGGATCGTTGCTCGACAAGATGTCGGGCGATGACTGGCAGAAATTTGCAACGCTGCGCGCTTTCTACGCTTTCATGTGGGCCTATCCCGGCAAGAAGCTGCTGTTCATGGGCCAGGAATTTGCCCAGTGGAAAGAATGGAATTTCGCCCAGTCGCTGGATTGGCATCTGCTCGATGGTGAGCCGCATCACGGCATGCAAAGCCTGATCCGCGATCTCAATCATCTCCACGTTCAAATCAAAGCCCTGCATGCGCGCGATTGCGAGCCGGAAGGCTTTGAATGGCTGGTGGCTGATGATGCCGAGAATTCGGTTTTCGCCTGGATGCGACATGACGGCGTTGGCGGGCCGATGGTGGCCTGCGTCACCAATTTCACCGCCATCCCGCGCGAGAATTATGTTCTGCCGCTGCCCAAGGATGGCAAATGGCGTGAAATCCTTAACACCAATGCCAAATCCTACTGGGGTTCTGGCCTCGGCAATGTCGGCGCGGTGATTGCCGACAAGGGGCCAAGCCATGGCAAGCCGGCATCAGCGCATGTGCTGCTGCCGCCACTGGCCACCACCTATTTCATCAAAGACAAATAA
- the glgA gene encoding glycogen synthase GlgA, giving the protein MKVLSVASEIFPLIKTGGLADVAGALPAALNVHGVEMTSFVPGYPAVLNALEKPQELHHFENLSGAPAVLRRAKAKGLDVIVLDAPHLFNRPGNPYLGPDGRDWPDNARRFAVFAEVAAETARGTYGNYKADLLHGHDWQAALASCYLRYRGGPKSLLTIHNIAFQGVFAPEIFPTLNLPHQAYALDGVEYYGNVSFLKGGLASATALSTVSPTYAQEICTANYGMGLEGLLQQRRGVLSGIVNGIDDAVWNPEKDSALVQSYSSKSIDKRRANKTELEKRFALHPGDGIIHGVVSRLTWQKGLDIFASLLDSLVESGGRVAVVGTGEPGIEQAFRAAATRHKGRVGLVTAYDEQLSHLVQGGADTMLVPSRFEPCGLTQLYGLRYGCVPLVARVGGLADTVIDANDAALGANVATGIQFVPVDGLTLWGALLRADNLYKQPKVWRMIQERGMQADVSWRRSAAAYHELYKNMIAGDAK; this is encoded by the coding sequence ATGAAGGTCCTGTCGGTCGCCTCCGAGATCTTTCCTCTGATCAAGACGGGCGGTCTTGCCGATGTGGCGGGCGCCTTGCCGGCAGCACTGAATGTGCATGGCGTCGAGATGACGAGCTTTGTGCCCGGCTATCCGGCCGTGCTCAATGCGCTCGAAAAGCCGCAGGAACTGCATCACTTCGAAAATCTCTCCGGCGCGCCTGCTGTTCTGCGCCGCGCCAAGGCCAAGGGGCTGGATGTGATTGTGCTGGACGCACCACATCTCTTCAACCGGCCTGGCAATCCCTATCTCGGGCCCGATGGTCGCGACTGGCCGGATAATGCCAGGCGCTTTGCCGTCTTCGCCGAAGTCGCCGCTGAAACCGCGCGCGGCACCTATGGCAACTACAAGGCCGATCTGCTGCACGGCCATGATTGGCAGGCGGCACTGGCCTCTTGTTACCTGCGCTATCGTGGCGGGCCGAAATCGCTCCTCACCATTCACAACATCGCCTTCCAGGGCGTGTTCGCGCCAGAAATTTTCCCCACGCTCAATCTGCCGCATCAGGCTTACGCGCTCGATGGCGTGGAATATTATGGCAATGTCAGCTTCCTCAAAGGTGGTCTGGCATCGGCCACCGCACTCTCCACCGTCAGCCCCACCTACGCGCAGGAAATCTGCACCGCCAATTACGGCATGGGCCTTGAGGGTCTGTTGCAGCAGCGGCGCGGCGTGCTCTCCGGCATCGTCAATGGCATTGATGACGCCGTGTGGAATCCGGAGAAGGATTCGGCGCTGGTTCAATCCTACAGTTCCAAAAGCATCGACAAGCGCCGCGCCAACAAGACCGAACTGGAAAAACGTTTCGCGCTGCATCCGGGTGACGGCATCATCCACGGGGTTGTCTCGCGGCTGACCTGGCAGAAGGGCCTCGATATTTTCGCCTCGCTGCTCGACAGCCTGGTCGAATCCGGTGGCCGCGTTGCCGTGGTGGGCACCGGTGAGCCCGGCATCGAGCAAGCCTTCCGCGCTGCCGCCACCCGCCACAAGGGTCGCGTCGGTCTGGTTACTGCCTATGACGAACAGCTCTCGCATCTGGTGCAGGGTGGGGCCGATACAATGCTGGTGCCATCGCGCTTCGAGCCTTGCGGCCTGACCCAGCTTTACGGCCTGCGCTATGGCTGCGTGCCGCTAGTCGCCCGCGTGGGCGGCCTGGCCGACACGGTGATTGACGCCAATGATGCAGCCCTTGGTGCCAACGTGGCCACCGGTATTCAATTCGTGCCGGTCGATGGCCTTACCCTCTGGGGTGCGCTGCTACGGGCCGACAATCTCTACAAGCAGCCGAAAGTGTGGCGCATGATTCAGGAACGCGGCATGCAAGCTGATGTGTCCTGGCGGCGCAGCGCTGCGGCTTACCACGAACTCTATAAAAACATGATTGCCGGGGACGCGAAATGA
- the glgX gene encoding glycogen debranching protein GlgX codes for MHLRGDGADVAVYSRDGTAAWFCTFDGLAETKYPLIKTGEVFGGFVPGVKTGTQYGFRLQGPWGPEEGLLFDDSKLLADPYGTRLSGHFTYEPPLGHRGIDTAALVPKCLAEAALPDLPLRPISKPRLIYELGIKSFTRLHPEVPEKLRGTVAALGEPAIIKHLQHIGVDTIELMPLHAWIDERHLGPLGLTNAWGYNPVQYFAPDPRLCPGGWVELKAAIAKLHTAGIQVILDVVFNHSGESDVFGPTLSFRGLDNATYYAQTHGVLHNDTGCGNTLACNNPPVTQMVIDSLRHLVLKCGLDGYRFDLATVLGRTDQGFVSNAPLIEAITNDEVLASRILIAEPWDVGPGGYQVGHFPPPWSEWNDQYRDGVRRFWRGDDWAANQMATRLCGSSDLFANRAPSASINFIAAHDGFTLADLTRFSVKQNEANGEGNRDGNSSEVTWPAGNVEALLATLMLSRGTAMITAGDEFGRTQNGNNNAYAQDNKITWLDWQNADANKINFTSNLNALRQQLATFLEDRFVVAGEAHWFDKDGDPLNWNQPHNAFLGLTLINGSKRIALAFNAGDATQMNLKPHAPKTWKRIFSSADVSGCPANSVSVFEEV; via the coding sequence GTGCATCTGCGCGGCGATGGCGCAGATGTGGCCGTCTATTCGCGCGATGGCACCGCCGCCTGGTTCTGCACCTTCGATGGCTTGGCAGAAACCAAATATCCCCTCATCAAAACAGGCGAAGTTTTCGGCGGTTTCGTTCCCGGTGTGAAAACCGGAACGCAATATGGCTTTCGCCTGCAAGGCCCGTGGGGGCCGGAAGAGGGGCTCCTGTTCGATGACAGCAAGCTTCTTGCTGATCCCTATGGCACCAGGCTTTCCGGCCATTTCACTTACGAGCCGCCGCTGGGCCATCGTGGCATCGACACGGCCGCATTGGTTCCCAAATGCCTGGCGGAGGCGGCGCTGCCCGATCTTCCGCTGCGCCCTATCAGCAAACCGCGCCTGATCTATGAACTGGGCATCAAGAGTTTCACCAGGCTGCATCCTGAGGTACCAGAGAAATTGCGTGGCACCGTAGCGGCTTTGGGCGAGCCCGCCATCATCAAGCACCTGCAGCATATCGGCGTCGATACGATCGAGCTGATGCCGCTGCATGCCTGGATTGATGAGCGGCATCTCGGTCCGCTCGGCCTCACCAACGCTTGGGGCTATAACCCGGTGCAATATTTCGCGCCCGATCCGCGCCTGTGCCCCGGCGGCTGGGTCGAGCTGAAAGCCGCGATCGCAAAGCTGCACACCGCCGGCATTCAGGTAATCCTCGACGTGGTGTTCAACCATTCCGGCGAGAGCGATGTGTTCGGGCCCACGCTGTCGTTCCGCGGACTCGACAACGCCACTTACTATGCGCAAACCCATGGCGTGCTGCACAATGATACCGGCTGCGGCAACACGCTGGCTTGCAACAATCCGCCTGTCACCCAGATGGTGATCGACAGCCTGCGCCATCTGGTTTTGAAATGCGGTCTCGATGGCTATCGCTTCGATCTTGCCACCGTGCTGGGCCGCACCGATCAGGGGTTTGTGTCGAACGCGCCGCTGATCGAGGCCATCACGAATGATGAGGTGCTGGCCTCGCGCATCCTGATCGCCGAGCCATGGGATGTGGGCCCGGGCGGCTATCAGGTCGGCCATTTTCCGCCACCGTGGTCAGAATGGAATGATCAATACCGCGACGGCGTGCGCCGCTTCTGGCGCGGGGATGATTGGGCCGCGAACCAGATGGCTACCAGGCTCTGCGGCTCTTCCGACTTGTTCGCGAACCGTGCACCCTCCGCCAGCATCAACTTCATCGCCGCACACGATGGTTTCACCTTGGCTGATCTCACCCGTTTCTCGGTGAAGCAGAATGAAGCCAATGGTGAAGGCAATCGCGACGGCAATTCCAGTGAAGTCACTTGGCCCGCCGGCAATGTGGAAGCGCTGCTGGCAACCCTCATGCTCTCACGCGGCACTGCGATGATTACCGCCGGCGACGAATTCGGCCGCACACAGAATGGCAACAACAACGCCTATGCCCAGGACAACAAAATTACCTGGCTGGACTGGCAGAATGCCGATGCGAATAAAATTAATTTTACCAGCAATTTGAATGCACTACGGCAACAACTTGCGACTTTCCTTGAAGACAGATTTGTAGTCGCGGGCGAGGCGCACTGGTTTGACAAGGATGGCGATCCCCTCAACTGGAACCAGCCGCACAATGCATTCCTCGGCCTCACGCTGATAAACGGCAGCAAGCGCATCGCGTTGGCGTTCAATGCCGGTGATGCCACGCAAATGAATTTGAAACCGCACGCGCCGAAAACCTGGAAGCGGATTTTTTCGTCTGCTGATGTTTCAGGTTGCCCGGCGAATTCTGTGTCGGTGTTTGAGGAAGTCTAG
- a CDS encoding glycogen/starch/alpha-glucan phosphorylase translates to MKNTPEAVKADILAKLSYAIGKDRIVAKNHDWLAATILALRDRIIDRWQEATRDSYQAEARRVYYISLEFLIGRLLRDALNNLDLNNAFKQALSELNVDINLAEALEPDAALGNGGLGRLAACFMESMASLDIPAYGYGIRYNHGIFQQIIKDGWQIELPENWLEDGNPWEFSRREAAYKIAFGGHVESTPGKTAHTWHPNEHLLATAFDVPMVGWRGKRVNTLRLWGARAVDPIHLQAFNSGDFDGALAGSRNAEILTRVLYPSDSTPQGQELRLRQEYFATSAAIQDIMRRHTQQYKGVANLADKVAIQINDTHPAIAVAELMRLLIDIHGMPWDTAWSTTQKVLSYTNHTLLPEALETWPVGLFERLLPRHLQIIYAINDLMLAEAHNKFNADDEFIRSVSLIDEGAGRRVKMGNLAFVGSHSINGVSALHTELMKESVFRDLNTLYPGRINNKTNGITPRRWLHNCNPELSKLLAEVGGAETLDNAEKLTQAARIADDATLSKRFADIKVANKAVLAKYVKTHMGIDLDPTFMFDVQVKRIHEYKRQLLNILQVIDHYLAIKANPSASFVPRVKIFAGKAAPSYTQAKLIIKLANEVANVVNADPEVNKQLKVVFMPNYNVSLAEIIVPATDLSEQISTAGMEASGTGNMKFGLNGALTIGTLDGANVEMRDHVGAENFFIFGLEAHEVERRRAKGIDGHGVVENSPRLRAVLRELSKGTFSAGNFQQYNAIADSIYHGDWFMVGQDFDGYVEAQEAVSKAWLQPKDWTRMTIRNSVNMGWFSSDRTIREYARDIWKVPTN, encoded by the coding sequence ATGAAGAACACTCCCGAAGCCGTCAAGGCCGATATCCTGGCCAAATTGTCCTATGCCATCGGCAAGGACAGGATCGTGGCGAAGAATCATGACTGGCTGGCGGCCACCATTCTGGCGCTCCGTGACCGCATCATTGATCGCTGGCAGGAAGCCACGCGTGATTCCTACCAGGCCGAGGCGCGCCGGGTTTATTACATCTCACTCGAATTCCTCATTGGCCGCCTGCTGCGTGACGCGCTCAACAATCTCGATCTCAACAACGCCTTCAAGCAGGCACTGAGCGAACTCAATGTCGATATCAATCTGGCCGAAGCGCTGGAGCCTGACGCGGCTCTGGGCAATGGCGGCTTGGGCCGTCTCGCTGCCTGCTTCATGGAAAGCATGGCCAGCCTCGATATCCCGGCTTACGGCTATGGCATCCGCTACAATCACGGCATTTTCCAGCAGATCATCAAGGATGGCTGGCAGATCGAGCTGCCGGAAAACTGGCTGGAAGACGGCAATCCCTGGGAATTCTCACGCCGCGAAGCCGCCTATAAAATCGCCTTTGGCGGCCATGTGGAATCAACGCCGGGCAAAACCGCCCACACCTGGCATCCGAATGAACATCTGCTGGCCACCGCTTTTGACGTGCCCATGGTCGGTTGGCGCGGCAAGCGCGTGAACACTCTGCGCCTCTGGGGTGCCCGCGCGGTAGACCCGATCCATCTGCAGGCCTTCAACAGCGGCGACTTCGATGGCGCTCTCGCGGGCAGCCGCAACGCCGAAATTTTGACGCGCGTTTTGTATCCATCGGACTCAACGCCACAAGGCCAGGAACTGCGTCTGCGTCAGGAATATTTCGCTACTTCAGCAGCCATTCAAGACATCATGCGCCGCCACACCCAGCAATATAAGGGCGTGGCCAATCTGGCTGACAAGGTGGCGATCCAGATCAACGACACGCATCCGGCGATTGCTGTCGCCGAGCTGATGCGCCTGCTGATCGACATTCACGGCATGCCCTGGGATACGGCCTGGTCAACCACCCAGAAGGTCCTGTCCTACACCAATCACACGCTGCTGCCTGAAGCACTGGAAACTTGGCCGGTGGGCCTGTTTGAGCGCCTGCTGCCGCGCCATCTGCAGATCATTTATGCCATCAATGACCTGATGTTGGCCGAGGCGCATAACAAGTTCAACGCCGATGATGAATTCATCCGCTCGGTTTCCCTGATCGACGAGGGCGCTGGCCGCCGCGTCAAGATGGGCAATCTGGCTTTCGTGGGTTCGCACAGCATCAATGGCGTGTCGGCGCTGCATACCGAGCTGATGAAGGAAAGTGTGTTCCGCGATCTGAACACGCTCTATCCGGGCCGCATCAACAACAAGACCAATGGCATCACGCCGCGCCGCTGGCTGCACAATTGCAATCCGGAACTCTCAAAGCTCTTGGCCGAAGTGGGCGGAGCTGAAACGCTGGACAATGCTGAGAAGCTCACGCAAGCCGCGCGCATCGCTGATGATGCCACGCTGAGCAAACGCTTTGCCGACATCAAGGTGGCCAACAAGGCGGTGCTGGCCAAATATGTCAAAACCCATATGGGCATCGACCTTGACCCCACTTTCATGTTCGACGTGCAGGTGAAGCGCATCCACGAATACAAGCGCCAACTGCTCAACATCTTGCAAGTGATCGATCACTATCTGGCAATCAAGGCCAATCCTTCGGCCAGCTTCGTGCCGCGCGTCAAAATTTTCGCCGGCAAAGCCGCACCGAGCTATACGCAGGCCAAGCTGATCATCAAGTTGGCCAATGAAGTGGCCAATGTGGTGAATGCCGATCCTGAGGTGAACAAACAGCTCAAGGTCGTCTTCATGCCGAACTACAATGTGTCGCTTGCCGAAATAATCGTGCCCGCTACAGATTTGTCGGAGCAGATTTCAACCGCCGGCATGGAAGCCTCCGGCACTGGCAACATGAAATTCGGCCTGAATGGCGCGCTCACGATCGGCACGCTGGACGGCGCCAATGTCGAAATGCGCGATCATGTAGGTGCAGAAAACTTCTTCATCTTCGGGCTTGAAGCCCATGAGGTAGAACGCCGCCGTGCCAAGGGCATTGACGGCCATGGCGTGGTGGAAAATTCCCCGCGCCTGCGCGCCGTGCTGCGTGAATTGAGCAAGGGCACATTCTCCGCCGGCAATTTCCAGCAATACAATGCCATCGCTGACAGCATTTACCACGGTGACTGGTTCATGGTCGGTCAGGACTTCGATGGATATGTCGAAGCACAGGAAGCTGTATCCAAGGCCTGGCTGCAACCGAAAGACTGGACACGTATGACAATTCGAAATAGCGTCAACATGGGCTGGTTCTCCTCCGATCGCACGATCAGGGAATATGCCCGCGATATTTGGAAAGTGCCTACGAACTGA